Genomic window (Deltaproteobacteria bacterium):
TCGGCTACTCGGGCGCGCAGCTCGCGGTCGACATGGACCTCGTGCGCGAGGCCGAGCGCCTCGGCTTCCACTCGGTGTGGACGGCGGAGGCGTACGGCTCGGACGCGGTGACCCCGCTCGCCTGGATCGGCGGGCAGACGAGCAAGATCCACCTCGGCGCGGCGATCATGCAGATGTCGGCGCGCACGCCGGCCATGACGGCATCGACCGCGACCTCGCTCGACCAGCTCTCGGGCGGCCGCTTCCTCTTGGGGCTCGGCGTCTCCGGCCCGCAGGTGGTCGAGGGGTGGCACGGGCAGCCCTTCGGCAAGCCGCTCACGCGCACGCGCGAGTACATCGAGATCGTGCGCGCGATCTGGGCCCGCGAGCGCCCGCTCGAGCACCAGGGCGAGCACTACCAGATCCCGTATCGCGGCCCGGGCGCGACCGGTCTCGGGAAGCCGCTGCGCTCGATCCTCCACGGGCGCCAGATCCCCATCTACATCGCCGCCACGCGGTCGAAGAGCGTGGCACAGGCGGCCGAGATCGCCGACGGCTGGCTCGCGGTCTGGTACTCGCCCTACCGCACCGGCTTCTACCGCGACGCGCTCGAGTCGGGCTTCCGGCGCGCGGGTGGCGGGAAGTCGCTCGCCACCTTCGACGTGGCGCCCGCCGTCACCGTGATCCAGGGCGACGACGTGCAGGCCTGCCTCGACTTCGTG
Coding sequences:
- a CDS encoding LLM class flavin-dependent oxidoreductase — its product is MDLVREAERLGFHSVWTAEAYGSDAVTPLAWIGGQTSKIHLGAAIMQMSARTPAMTASTATSLDQLSGGRFLLGLGVSGPQVVEGWHGQPFGKPLTRTREYIEIVRAIWARERPLEHQGEHYQIPYRGPGATGLGKPLRSILHGRQIPIYIAATRSKSVAQAAEIADGWLAVWYSPYRTGFYRDALESGFRRAGGGKSLATFDVAPAVTVIQGDDVQACLDFV